Sequence from the Tenrec ecaudatus isolate mTenEca1 chromosome 6, mTenEca1.hap1, whole genome shotgun sequence genome:
CGGTTCTGCCACCTCAGCGTCTCAGAATTTTGGTGTCGTTGAACTCAGACACCACTTTGCCATCCACGATCTTGCGGGAGCTGGTCTTGTGGATGGTATGCACGGAGTTGCTGCTGTCCAGGGCATCGACCAGGCTGTATCAGAAAACCAATCCCAGTTACAAACAGCCACCACAGAGGAGAAGGAAGAGCCAGGTCGTGACTTTTATGTCTAAAGGTCCCTTAACTATTTCCTCCAAAAAGGAAAACCCAAGGCCAAACCCCATGGGACCCTAAATGCCAACACAGGCCAAACTCAGCGCACTGTTTTCTCTTGAGGACACGGGGATGCACAGAAAGCATTGGCCTGATGCTCATGGAGAGATTCATGAGGGGGCTTCTAAAGACTCAAGCTTTTTGGGGGAGAAGTGCTATCTGgcctggtttgtgtgtgtgtgtgtgtgtgtgtgtgtgtgtgtgtgtgtgtgtagggaatgGGAGGGAGGCTCCACTCACTTGAAGTCCTCTCCATCTTCGAGCAGCCTGCGGTAGGTGGTAATCTCAGCCTCCAGTTTGACCTTGACGTTCAGCAGAGCCTCGTACTCCTGGGCCTGGCGCTGTCCCTCTGCTCGGGTCTGTGCCAGCTCTGACTGCAGGTGCATCAGGACCCCATTGAGCTGCTCCATCTGTATGACGTAACGGGCCTCCACCTCCCGCAGGTTGTCCTCCAAGCTGGTCTTCTGTGAGGGcacagagatgggggtgggggttcggGTGAGCTCGGCACTTGAAGCAGAGAGGGAGCCCCTGCCACTATTAGCTCTGCATAGTTTGGAGCACCTTCTCCAAGGGTGCCAGCTAAGAGTGGGGAGCTATAGGAAATGAAAAAGGACAGCTGACTTGCTCTGATCACGAAGGGAGGAAGAGGATTTGGGGAGAAGAGGGTTAAGCCCAAGGCCAATTGAAGTCGGTGGGGTTCAGGGCTGGGGGCAAGACACGCCTGCTCTCACCATATTTCTCATGGAGTCCAGTtcaatctccagggactggactgtaCGGCTCAGCTCCTGGAGCGTCGTCTCAGCACCCCGGATCTCAGCAGACTGAGTGGTGACCACGGTGGTGCTCTCCTCTATCTGGAGGCGGGGAATGGTCCATCAGACTCGGGTCTCCCGGCCCTCCTCGTTCCGTGCCTCCAGGCCTCTATGTCTAGCCTGGATATGCCCCTTCCCCTCAAGTACCTGCTGGGACCAGTACTTGTCCAGCTCCTCTCGGTTCTTCTGGGCCAGCTCTTCATACTGGGCCCGGATGTCCGCCATGATCTTGCCGAGGTCCTGCGCCTTGGGGGCATCCACCTCCACAGTTAGTCCGGAGTTGGCAATCTGGGCCTGCAGGCCCTTTACTTCCTAGAGGAGAGAGGTGCACATGGGAGGAAGGGCTGACGAGCAGAGCTCCCTCCGCTGAGACTCTTTCTCTGAGACAGCCCCCTCCACGCAGTCTGCAGGATGAGGTCTAGAAGCCATCAGAGACCCCGCTTGGTTTTACACTCCGGGCAGTGTTAACactggctttctcctccagacggacctgctcacacaccccTGCCTGCCATTCAGTCCTCACGTGGCCTGTGAGCTCTCCCTCCATCTACCCTCCTGCCATCAATCTGCTCCGGATACCTTTGCCTAGGGAGGCCTTGCCAGCTCCATCTGAAACTCACTCCTCCATTACTTCCAATCCCCATGGCCAGTGCCATCTACTTCTGTTCCCAgcctctcctggctcaccctcatCCCACTCTACTGTCCCCCACTGCAGTTCCCACGAGCTGCGGGGGAGTAAGGGGACCCGCTAGGCATGGGGCGAGCTTGACGGAGGGCCCGCATGCTTCGCCACCCCACCCCGCTGGCCCCGGGCCTCCAGGGGCTCTTCTTGCCTCTTCGTGGTTCTTCTTCATGAAGAGCAGCTCCTCCTTGAGGGTCTCGATCTCCGTTTCCAGCTGCAGCCGAGTGACATTGGTGTCATCGATGACCTTGCGGAGCCCGTGGATGTCGTTCTCCACAGACTGGCGCATGGCCAGCTCTGTCTCATACCTGTGGGTGTGGAGGAGGGGGTCAGAAGGGTCTGTCCCACACCACACCCCCATCATTGATCCTGAACCTCCGAAGAGCACCCGCATGCCCACTGCAAACCAGCCACCTGAATCAGGTGGCAatccccacccactcacccacccccaGGCACCGTCCTAGGCACTGCAGAGAGCAGTGTTCTGAAACGGGGTGGCAGGAAGGAATGAGGAGTTAAATGAATGGATACATTCTCATTCATCCAGGGTCACACCTTCTGAACAAGATCCTACTGTAAATCCCTCCCTGACCAGCCTACTCTCAGTCACCCCGGGTCCttcgcttccccccaccccctttcactCCCCAGTCACCGGATCTTACTTGACTCTGAAGTCATCAGCGGCCAGCCGGGCATTGTCAATCTGCAGAACGATGCGGGCATTGTCCACAGAATTGGCAAAGATCTGGAGGTGGTGGTAAGGAGAGTTTCATGACTGAGAAGTCAGTGGTTGTACttggcgcgcgcgcgcgtgcgtgcg
This genomic interval carries:
- the KRT18 gene encoding keratin, type I cytoskeletal 18; protein product: MSFTTRSTTFSTNSRSVGSVRAPSHRVRPASSAASVYAGAGGSGSRISVYRSSSFRGGWGGGMAGGMAGGLAGLEGVRGEKETMQDLNDRLASYLERVRSLETENRRLEDKIREHMDKKGPRVRDWSHYLKTIEELRAQIFANSVDNARIVLQIDNARLAADDFRVKYETELAMRQSVENDIHGLRKVIDDTNVTRLQLETEIETLKEELLFMKKNHEEEVKGLQAQIANSGLTVEVDAPKAQDLGKIMADIRAQYEELAQKNREELDKYWSQQIEESTTVVTTQSAEIRGAETTLQELSRTVQSLEIELDSMRNMKTSLEDNLREVEARYVIQMEQLNGVLMHLQSELAQTRAEGQRQAQEYEALLNVKVKLEAEITTYRRLLEDGEDFNLVDALDSSNSVHTIHKTSSRKIVDGKVVSEFNDTKILRR